A genomic stretch from Thermococcus sp. MV5 includes:
- a CDS encoding CBS domain-containing protein encodes MVGISVQEVMTEKFAKIDINSPLSEAIGIFEKEDPDLIVVFDGKMYKGVLTQDLIIRSHLKWDPIKAKVKDVYKTAPVVKLEEDLSVTAKLMIEVDLRSLPVGKDKSSIIGVISDITLLERIVKEEFGKRKVEEFMTRDVITLGPEDTVAKALATMRDYAISRIPIVTEEGKLEGLITLHDLIVRFIKPRFKAQFGEVAGEKIPPFSMQLRDIMIRGVITIDPEASVKEAVELMRKYEIDGLVIVDRENVVRGVLTVKDLLLPISRMVEKKVKFYLQLGGDAHYLSDFTRERIIVDMRRFVDRYEEVLGNEGIIYLNIRRFPEKLRGVHLYQARMRIVTDKGQYIATGETWGAIQAVHDALRAIERQILQKIELQRDVKHTRRFIEYLGF; translated from the coding sequence ATGGTCGGGATTTCTGTGCAGGAAGTTATGACAGAAAAATTTGCAAAAATCGATATAAACTCCCCTCTTTCTGAGGCCATTGGAATTTTTGAAAAAGAAGACCCCGATTTAATTGTTGTTTTTGATGGAAAAATGTACAAAGGGGTATTGACTCAAGATCTGATAATTAGGTCCCATTTGAAGTGGGATCCAATAAAAGCCAAAGTTAAGGATGTATATAAAACTGCACCAGTTGTAAAGCTTGAAGAAGACTTAAGTGTTACAGCCAAACTCATGATTGAGGTTGACTTACGTTCACTTCCCGTTGGGAAGGATAAAAGTTCAATTATTGGTGTAATAAGTGATATAACCCTTCTTGAAAGAATTGTTAAAGAAGAGTTTGGAAAAAGAAAAGTCGAAGAATTTATGACGAGGGATGTAATTACTCTTGGTCCTGAAGATACTGTAGCAAAGGCTCTTGCAACCATGAGGGATTACGCAATTTCAAGAATACCTATTGTCACCGAAGAAGGAAAGCTTGAAGGGCTCATAACATTACATGACTTAATAGTTCGATTCATAAAGCCAAGGTTTAAGGCCCAATTCGGAGAAGTGGCAGGAGAAAAAATACCTCCATTTTCAATGCAACTTAGAGACATCATGATTAGGGGAGTGATTACAATAGACCCTGAAGCATCAGTCAAAGAGGCAGTTGAGTTAATGAGAAAGTATGAGATAGATGGTCTCGTGATTGTGGATAGGGAAAATGTTGTTAGGGGAGTGTTAACTGTAAAGGATCTCTTACTTCCAATCTCAAGAATGGTGGAAAAAAAGGTTAAGTTCTATTTACAACTTGGAGGAGATGCTCACTACTTGAGTGATTTCACTAGAGAAAGGATAATAGTGGATATGAGAAGGTTTGTCGATAGGTACGAGGAAGTACTAGGCAATGAGGGAATAATCTATTTGAACATTAGGCGGTTCCCAGAAAAGCTACGGGGAGTGCATCTCTACCAAGCTAGGATGAGAATAGTAACGGATAAGGGACAATATATCGCTACCGGAGAGACATGGGGTGCCATACAAGCTGTGCATGATGCTCTTAGGGCAATAGAAAGGCAAATACTTCAAAAAATTGAACTCCAAAGAGATGTAAAACATACGAGGAGATTCATAGAGTATCTTGGATTCTGA
- a CDS encoding S8 family peptidase codes for MKSYKIFVLFLVFVIFGATVGVAWGAPIEKVRVIVTIDREFNESFIFALDGNVVAKGRIFPIVVVDLPSRAVERLKNVKGVIRVEYDAEVHILKGKPPGVGKPKPPQPSQEIPWGISRVRALDAWSMSDGSSEGVIEVAILDTGIDYDHPDLVANLAWGVSVLRGKISTKPKDYRDQNGHGTHVAGTVAALNNEIGVVGVAPSVEIYAIRVLGPSGSGSYSDIILGIEQALLGPDGVLDSDGDGIIVGDPEDDAAEVISMSLGGSSDVESFHDAINWAYSWGVIIVAASGNDGAPSPSYPAAYPEVVAVGATDVNDQVPWWSNRGVEISAPGVDILSTYPDDSYGTLSGTSMATPHVSGVVALVQAAHYNKYGTVLSVEALREILHTTAEDHGLLGWDPYYGYGIVRADLAVQAAIN; via the coding sequence ATGAAATCTTATAAGATTTTTGTTCTATTTTTGGTTTTTGTAATATTTGGAGCTACGGTAGGTGTAGCATGGGGAGCTCCCATTGAAAAGGTTCGTGTGATAGTAACAATAGACAGAGAATTCAATGAGAGTTTTATATTTGCGTTGGATGGAAATGTTGTTGCAAAAGGAAGAATTTTTCCAATTGTTGTGGTTGACCTTCCTTCTCGGGCAGTAGAAAGACTGAAGAATGTTAAGGGTGTGATTAGGGTAGAGTATGATGCGGAAGTTCATATATTAAAGGGTAAACCTCCAGGAGTTGGTAAACCAAAGCCTCCTCAACCTTCTCAGGAAATTCCATGGGGCATTTCTCGTGTTAGAGCTCTAGACGCGTGGAGTATGAGTGATGGCTCAAGTGAGGGAGTGATCGAAGTAGCAATACTTGATACGGGCATAGACTATGACCATCCAGATTTAGTTGCCAATTTAGCATGGGGAGTTAGCGTACTTAGGGGAAAGATATCAACAAAACCCAAGGATTACAGGGATCAGAATGGGCATGGTACACATGTAGCTGGCACAGTGGCGGCTTTAAACAATGAGATAGGTGTTGTTGGTGTTGCTCCAAGTGTAGAGATATACGCTATCAGAGTTCTTGGTCCAAGTGGGAGTGGTTCATACAGTGATATAATTCTTGGGATTGAACAGGCCTTATTAGGGCCCGATGGTGTACTTGATAGTGACGGAGATGGAATAATAGTTGGAGACCCAGAGGATGATGCGGCCGAAGTAATAAGCATGAGTCTTGGGGGGTCAAGTGATGTCGAATCCTTCCATGACGCAATAAATTGGGCATACAGTTGGGGAGTGATTATAGTTGCAGCAAGTGGTAACGATGGTGCCCCAAGTCCAAGCTATCCAGCGGCATATCCTGAAGTTGTAGCTGTTGGTGCGACTGACGTTAATGATCAGGTGCCCTGGTGGAGTAATAGAGGAGTAGAGATCAGTGCTCCGGGTGTGGATATATTAAGTACCTATCCAGACGATAGTTACGGAACACTTAGTGGAACTTCAATGGCGACACCTCATGTGAGTGGAGTAGTCGCACTTGTTCAAGCAGCTCACTATAACAAGTATGGAACAGTTCTTTCAGTTGAAGCACTTAGAGAAATTCTTCACACAACTGCGGAAGACCATGGTTTGCTGGGATGGGATCCTTACTATGGATATGGGATAGTGAGAGCAGATTTGGCTGTGCAAGCCGCCATCAATTGA
- a CDS encoding DUF835 domain-containing protein, with the protein MDFIPYINFISRWLLFLAVAYKALKSKEKRWGLIAIALFINALDIESYILEPLGVGIKPGAYEITSQLPSFLIATFLVWGGIQLKKDRSEFKDVAYLGFFAVAAYIWIFLSATDFFDRFPHSFTIKLSFPYLAFGFSLIYIGYILRSYVVSKKSLEELFPWGLALLGAINLTYPVTRNIEWLVPIAFLLAAIFRFIAALGALKFAIFPAKMAIFEKPQKEHPTEIKGIFLFNSKKELKKSLPTFFSENVVMITRNPPKTDDLDNVLVYWLTKIESDNIRQDGKIYPISPAKMDILIDLLTRNLESGYNAIYIDGFEYLVVENGFESAAKFLFGLRDRVMSNDKALAVVLDPRTLDDKQLALLERELRLQ; encoded by the coding sequence ATGGATTTCATACCCTATATCAACTTCATTTCGAGATGGTTATTGTTCCTAGCTGTTGCATATAAAGCGTTAAAAAGTAAAGAAAAACGATGGGGGTTAATAGCTATAGCTCTTTTTATAAACGCTCTCGACATAGAGAGTTATATCTTAGAACCTTTAGGAGTGGGCATAAAACCCGGGGCATATGAAATAACTTCCCAGCTCCCAAGTTTTCTAATAGCCACGTTTTTAGTATGGGGCGGAATACAACTCAAAAAGGATAGAAGTGAATTTAAGGATGTTGCATATTTAGGATTTTTTGCCGTTGCTGCATACATATGGATCTTTCTATCAGCTACAGACTTTTTTGACAGGTTCCCACACTCATTTACAATAAAACTCTCATTTCCATATCTTGCCTTTGGCTTTTCATTGATCTACATTGGATATATACTAAGAAGTTATGTAGTATCAAAAAAGAGTCTTGAAGAGCTATTTCCTTGGGGACTGGCTCTTTTAGGAGCAATAAACCTAACCTATCCAGTCACTCGAAATATTGAATGGCTTGTTCCTATAGCATTCCTACTTGCAGCCATTTTCAGATTTATTGCTGCTCTTGGAGCTCTGAAATTTGCCATATTTCCTGCAAAAATGGCCATATTTGAAAAACCACAAAAAGAACACCCAACGGAGATTAAAGGGATTTTTCTATTTAATAGCAAAAAAGAACTTAAGAAAAGTCTCCCAACCTTCTTCAGCGAGAACGTAGTAATGATAACAAGGAATCCACCAAAAACAGATGACTTAGATAATGTGCTAGTTTACTGGCTCACTAAGATAGAAAGTGATAACATCAGACAAGATGGGAAGATTTACCCCATCTCTCCCGCAAAAATGGACATTTTGATAGACCTTTTAACTAGAAACCTTGAAAGCGGCTACAATGCCATTTATATAGATGGATTCGAGTACTTGGTTGTAGAAAATGGATTCGAAAGTGCAGCAAAATTTTTATTCGGGCTTAGGGACAGGGTAATGAGTAATGACAAAGCTCTAGCCGTTGTTTTAGACCCAAGAACACTAGATGATAAACAATTAGCACTTCTTGAAAGAGAACTTCGACTTCAATAG
- the glmU gene encoding bifunctional sugar-1-phosphate nucleotidylyltransferase/acetyltransferase gives MKGVVLAAGKGERLRPLTDDRPKVMLKVANKSIIEYVLENIYPFVDEFIVVVRYHKEKLMQYLGDEYGGKPITYVEQIQGEGTAKAIYSAIKYTENEEFLAVNGDIYFEREGIKILLQAFRKHNADAALLVKEFKDLSHFGMVEIEKEFVKAIKEKPGDISGYANLGIYFFKPEVFEFIEKTSESERGEYEITDTINLMITENRKVTYAVYDGYWNDIGRPWNLLELNEYLLKNHLKHNIKGIVEEGATIIPPVEIGEGAVVRSGAYIIGPVKIGKNSKIGPNCFIRPYTSIGNKCHIGNAVEIKNSIIMDHSNAPHLNYVGDSIIGENTNLGAGTITANLRHDNKNIKVEIKGKLEDSGRRKLGAIIGHNVKTGINVTIYPGRKIGSNSFVGPGLIVDKNIPPNVLVVAKQERGIITR, from the coding sequence TTGAAGGGTGTGGTACTTGCTGCAGGAAAAGGAGAAAGGTTAAGGCCTCTTACAGATGACAGACCCAAGGTAATGCTCAAAGTTGCCAATAAGTCAATAATAGAGTATGTATTGGAAAACATTTATCCCTTTGTAGATGAATTTATAGTTGTTGTGAGATACCATAAAGAGAAGTTAATGCAGTATCTTGGAGACGAATACGGAGGGAAACCTATAACTTATGTTGAGCAAATACAAGGAGAAGGAACCGCGAAGGCTATATACTCTGCAATTAAATATACAGAAAACGAAGAGTTTTTAGCTGTTAATGGAGACATATATTTTGAAAGAGAGGGCATAAAGATACTTCTCCAAGCATTTAGAAAACACAATGCTGATGCTGCTTTATTGGTAAAAGAATTTAAAGACTTGAGCCATTTTGGAATGGTAGAAATTGAAAAGGAATTTGTAAAAGCAATAAAGGAAAAACCCGGCGATATAAGTGGATACGCAAATTTGGGGATTTATTTCTTCAAGCCAGAAGTTTTTGAATTCATCGAAAAAACCAGTGAAAGCGAACGTGGAGAATACGAGATTACAGATACAATAAACCTCATGATTACAGAAAACAGGAAAGTTACTTATGCGGTTTATGATGGGTACTGGAATGATATCGGTAGACCATGGAACCTTCTTGAGCTGAATGAATACCTTCTCAAAAATCATCTTAAACATAATATAAAAGGCATTGTAGAGGAAGGAGCTACTATCATCCCGCCTGTAGAGATTGGAGAAGGAGCTGTTGTACGAAGCGGAGCTTACATTATAGGACCAGTGAAAATTGGGAAAAACTCAAAAATAGGCCCCAATTGCTTTATCCGCCCCTATACTAGTATAGGAAACAAATGTCATATTGGAAATGCAGTCGAAATTAAAAACTCAATAATAATGGATCACAGCAATGCCCCTCATCTAAATTACGTAGGTGACTCTATAATTGGAGAAAATACAAATCTTGGAGCTGGAACAATTACTGCTAACTTACGGCATGACAATAAAAATATAAAGGTTGAAATAAAAGGTAAACTTGAGGATAGCGGTAGAAGAAAGCTTGGGGCAATAATAGGCCATAATGTGAAAACTGGAATCAACGTCACTATATACCCCGGTAGAAAGATAGGAAGTAATTCATTCGTTGGCCCGGGATTAATAGTTGATAAAAACATTCCCCCAAATGTGCTGGTTGTAGCTAAACAAGAGAGAGGTATAATTACCCGGTGA